The Pseudoalteromonas ruthenica genome has a window encoding:
- a CDS encoding LacI family DNA-binding transcriptional regulator, which translates to MATIYEVSKAAGVSLATVSRVMNGNVRVSERTRDKVLKAMTELGYKPNAIAQSLASNCSNSVGLLVSALHGSFFGDMMSTVENVLRKAGKHVVITAGHSDEEKEKQAIEFLLDRRCDALILHAEAVSDEYLLELAKGDAQIILINRKIDAISERCFYTDNELGGYLATKAALDAGHKDIAYISGPLFKGDAKERLAGHQRALAEANIAFNDALLIEGGYHEAEGAQGLEQLYRAKHKFSALICANDEMASGAMTAARELGIAIPEQLSIIGFDNVLFARYLYPKLTTIDNPIRLMGEAAAHWVLAHVYQQRGVAEPRNLFAPSLVARDSLVSAP; encoded by the coding sequence ATGGCAACCATTTACGAAGTTTCAAAAGCAGCGGGCGTGTCTTTGGCCACCGTCTCCAGAGTGATGAACGGCAATGTCCGGGTCAGTGAACGCACCCGGGATAAAGTGCTTAAAGCCATGACTGAATTGGGCTATAAACCCAACGCCATTGCCCAGTCGCTGGCTTCTAATTGCAGCAACAGCGTTGGCTTATTGGTGTCAGCGCTGCATGGTTCGTTCTTCGGCGATATGATGAGTACGGTTGAGAATGTGTTGCGAAAAGCGGGCAAGCATGTGGTGATCACCGCCGGCCACAGTGATGAAGAAAAAGAAAAACAGGCCATTGAATTTTTACTCGATCGTCGCTGTGACGCCCTCATTTTACATGCCGAAGCGGTCAGTGATGAGTATTTGCTCGAGCTTGCCAAAGGTGATGCACAAATCATTCTTATTAACCGCAAAATTGATGCTATCAGCGAGCGTTGTTTTTACACCGATAATGAACTGGGCGGTTACCTGGCTACTAAAGCGGCATTGGATGCCGGACATAAGGATATTGCTTATATTAGCGGGCCATTATTCAAAGGCGATGCTAAAGAGCGCTTGGCGGGGCATCAGCGTGCTTTGGCTGAGGCCAATATTGCATTTAACGATGCGCTATTAATTGAGGGCGGCTATCATGAAGCGGAGGGTGCGCAAGGGCTGGAACAGCTCTACAGAGCAAAGCACAAATTCAGTGCATTGATTTGCGCCAACGATGAGATGGCCTCAGGGGCGATGACCGCAGCCCGTGAGCTTGGCATCGCGATACCCGAGCAACTGTCGATTATTGGCTTCGACAACGTGTTGTTTGCCCGTTACTTGTATCCAAAATTAACCACCATAGACAACCCCATTCGGCTGATGGGTGAGGCGGCCGCGCATTGGGTCTTGGCACATGTGTACCAACAGCGGGGGGTCGCCGAGCCTCGTAATCTGTTTGCGCCCTCTTTGGTTGCGCGCGACTCATTGGTGAGTGCACCATGA